Within Sorghum bicolor cultivar BTx623 chromosome 2, Sorghum_bicolor_NCBIv3, whole genome shotgun sequence, the genomic segment TGTATGAGTTAGAAGTGTCAATTTATATTCAAAATATTTGCAGAACTTCTTATACCTGAAAGATTTTATATTTAGAAGAGATTAGTGATCAAAAGATACGAATTGAATACCAAACAAAGTCAAATCTATCAAGTATTTATgactggagagagagagagagtacctCCTGTGACTCTATTTCACAAATTGCAGTTTGCAGCCAGaatctggccttgtttagtttgcaaaaaatttcaagattcctcgtcacatcgaatctttggttgcatgcatagagcattaaatatagatgaaaataaaaactaattgtacagtttatctgtaatttgtgagatgaatcttttgagcctagttactctttgtttggacaatatttgtcaaataaaaacgaaagtaataCAGTAGTCAAAAacgaaaatttttacgaactaaacaaggcttcagAAACCAATGTAAAGACAGGGTAAACAACTCAAATTACTTGAAACCTTACACGACTACCACTTTACAATCAAAGTTCTTCGCAGTATCTTCAACCAAACAGCACTTAACAAAGTTTACAGCAACCCGGGTCAAACATTCTAAAAACCACTACAGCTGCACGAAGCACCCACCATGAAAATTTCTTCAGACATGGGAGCCATGTCTCCGGCGTCTCCTTAGCTTGGTGCACCTGACCCAAAAATAAATCCATCATGCCTCGGTCGCATTGCAGAGTACCTTGTGGCTAACCACATTTGCATTCTTTAATTAATTCTTTAATTACACGGCGATGCTATCTTCTTGTTTAATCTCTGACAGGCACCCATGTCGTCAAGCAGTAACATGAACCATCCCATGGCTCCCGCCAAATGGCAAATGGTCGTGCCACCATGACCTGCCTCAGTATCTCTAGGGGAAGAAGATGGCGTGGCGTTTAAAATATCTGCAAGCAGGAAGTTAGCGACAAAGCAGATAGACTAATAAGATACTAAGCATTTGAAACAGGCTCAGAGTAATGCAGTGCCGGCGGGAGAGATTTCATTACAACCTAGCTGCAAAAACATTAGTTAGTTGGGCACATTtcacatatataaaaaaaaggaaGTGACCAGTAACCAGCACAATTTTTTTTCGTAGCTGTGGATATCGTACAAAATTCATGGAACCAGCAGGTGCCAAAGGCCTGCAGAAACACTATTTAGTATAATAGATGATTCCTTGAGAATCATTAGATGAATATTCTTGACCTGAAAAACGAACAAAGCATTTTAATCTAGAAGGAATTCAACAGCATTGTTATCACATAGTAGTAGTAGATTTGCCCATTTATCAAAAAGGGTTTCAACTCAAGAGCTCAGCAAACAAAAGAATTTGGCCGACAATAAAATTCCATGCGTAGTGACCAACTATGCTTCAGGAATTCTTTGTGACTCCAAGCCCACAGTTACCAAGGGCTGGTGGGGTTAATTTGGAGCCCATGGTTAAGCACAGCACACCACATCGATTGAAGCATCAAACATATCACCCAAGCTAGTTTCACAGCCGGAAACAAAGGTTGTTTTTGTCAACCAGTGTAAACACCAAACATGTCAGCCACTACGACCACATCAAACATTGAAATACGCTACGGGATACAGCATCATGCTCCCAATGCAATGCCCCCCCTCTTAGAAAACTCAGACACCTTTCTTGGCACTAGGAAGATTTGGACATCAGAGACAAGGAGAACATGACAAGGCCCCCACTACACCCACCCAGCATCTCAGCACCACGCCCCTCCCCCTTAAATTCAGACACCATCTCCTGCCCCAAAGTTCAGACCACATCGAGTTCTCACAGCACATGCAAAGATCACCCTCCTGATCCTAATGGAGCTCCATTTCCAGCAGCCACCACAAAGCCATCCCCAGCAGCAGTACAGCAGCTACCAACAACCGCCAGCCACCACAAAGGAAACCAAGCCAAGAACGAGAACCAagtgcggcagcggcggcggcggtggcggtggcagcGGCAGCAAGTTTGTGGGCGTCCGGCAGAGGCCATCGGGGAGGTGGGTGGCCGAGATCAAGGACACCACCCAGAAGATCCGGATGTGGCTCGGCACGTTCGAGACCGCCGAGGAGGCTGCCCGGGCCTACGACGAGGCCGCCTGTCTCCTCCGAGGTGCCAACACGCGCACCAACTTCGCTGCCGCCGGCGCGCACGCCTCGCCGCCGGACTCACCGCTCGCGGCGAGGATCCGTGGCATCCTCAACCACAAGAGGATGAAGAAGAACGCGTCCCAGCAGCACACCGTCAACTTCTTCCCCGCTGGGGCGTACCATCGTGCTGCAGGagccgccgccaccgcagcCAGCACCACTAGCACCAGCACCATCACCACGACCACCAGTAGCGTCAGTCCAAGTAGCAGCCCTAGCTCCAGCATCGTCAGCTTCGCCATGAGCAGCCATGGCGTCCGCACTCCCATCCTCCCAGCTGCTCAAAGCATAGCTGAGGAAGCTTACAGGCCGTACTTGGTCAGTGGAGGAGGCGAGGAGTTCCAGCTAGCCACACGACAGTATGAACAACAATGGGCCCTCAACAACACCAGCATACCACCTTCGGATGGATGCGACATGGCTAATGAGAATGCTTGCTTGGTGGTCGCAGAGGCGGACAAGGTTAAGCTGGAGAAGAAGAGCTCTGCGTCACACCATGGCGGCATGGACAGAGTTCAGGACAAGGATGTGTTTGAGGCGGGAAACGATGCATCTGACTCCTTGTG encodes:
- the LOC8078410 gene encoding ethylene-responsive transcription factor RAP2-11 isoform X2 — its product is MELHFQQPPQSHPQQQYSSYQQPPATTKETKPRTRTKCGSGGGGGGGSGSKFVGVRQRPSGRWVAEIKDTTQKIRMWLGTFETAEEAARAYDEAACLLRGANTRTNFAAAGAHASPPDSPLAARIRGILNHKRMKKNASQQHTVNFFPAGAYHRAAGAAATAASTTSTSTITTTTSSVSPSSSPSSSIVSFAMSSHGVRTPILPAAQSIAEEAYRPYLVSGGGEEFQLATRQGGQG
- the LOC8078410 gene encoding ethylene-responsive transcription factor RAP2-11 isoform X1 yields the protein MELHFQQPPQSHPQQQYSSYQQPPATTKETKPRTRTKCGSGGGGGGGSGSKFVGVRQRPSGRWVAEIKDTTQKIRMWLGTFETAEEAARAYDEAACLLRGANTRTNFAAAGAHASPPDSPLAARIRGILNHKRMKKNASQQHTVNFFPAGAYHRAAGAAATAASTTSTSTITTTTSSVSPSSSPSSSIVSFAMSSHGVRTPILPAAQSIAEEAYRPYLVSGGGEEFQLATRQYEQQWALNNTSIPPSDGCDMANENACLVVAEADKVKLEKKSSASHHGGMDRVQDKDVFEAGNDASDSLWDLPPICPLSCRSLMY